One genomic window of Arthrobacter caoxuetaonis includes the following:
- a CDS encoding SLC13 family permease yields MSEVFYTSTPKGASLPENAETGRRFLGVLKPSAAVALGVALCLMAVLAVNAVAGWGLGGAAAVTLCIFIAAVWFWIFSPVGDTYVALGAAVALVISGILPSEDLFAALGEDTIWLLMAAFVIAAAVASTGLAARGAAFIVSGARSVRQLAHLTCLGLIVTAFAIPATSGRAALVLPVFLTLRRVLKDRPAVVKMLAVLFPTVILLSAVSSFLGAGAHLITSQILQAAGYPGFDFASWLLLGLPLALVASFLAAELVLRLFTGREERREPLRIPLASLQQDSPQRITGRLDLDEQRSLLLLCAVVALWCTEPIHGLDPALVALIGALVVCLPAYGSVDLGVALKKVPWSMLIFMAATLALGSSLVRTGAADWLAASMLGPVEFFGAAKPYVFVVAVVLVSTAAHLAIQSRSARSAVLIPVIVASAAPMGVDPMAAAFASTAAAGFCHTLTSSAKPVAIFAETEGQPNFEPADLLRLSAWLAPMSAVAVLLFSFTVWPLLGLPVIVSP; encoded by the coding sequence ATGAGCGAAGTCTTCTACACCTCCACACCCAAAGGTGCCAGCCTGCCGGAGAACGCTGAAACCGGCAGAAGGTTCCTTGGCGTGCTGAAGCCCTCCGCCGCCGTCGCGCTGGGTGTGGCGCTTTGCCTGATGGCCGTCCTGGCGGTCAACGCGGTCGCCGGCTGGGGCCTCGGCGGGGCCGCCGCGGTCACGCTGTGCATCTTCATCGCAGCGGTCTGGTTCTGGATTTTCTCTCCGGTGGGGGATACGTACGTAGCCCTGGGGGCCGCCGTCGCACTGGTGATCAGTGGAATCCTCCCCTCTGAGGACCTCTTTGCGGCTCTGGGGGAGGACACCATCTGGCTGCTCATGGCTGCCTTCGTGATAGCCGCTGCGGTGGCGTCCACCGGCCTGGCCGCACGGGGCGCCGCGTTCATCGTTTCGGGTGCCCGGTCGGTCCGGCAGCTGGCCCACCTGACTTGCCTCGGCCTGATTGTCACGGCCTTCGCCATCCCTGCCACGTCGGGGCGCGCCGCCCTGGTGCTGCCGGTCTTCCTGACCCTGCGGCGGGTGCTCAAGGACCGTCCCGCGGTGGTGAAAATGCTGGCCGTGCTGTTCCCCACCGTGATCCTGCTCTCCGCTGTCAGTTCCTTTCTGGGCGCCGGCGCGCACCTGATCACCAGCCAGATCCTGCAGGCAGCGGGGTATCCCGGGTTCGACTTCGCGTCCTGGCTGCTGCTCGGACTGCCGCTGGCACTGGTGGCCTCTTTCCTTGCTGCCGAACTCGTGCTCAGGCTCTTCACCGGCAGGGAGGAACGCCGGGAGCCGCTGCGGATTCCCCTCGCCAGCCTGCAGCAGGACAGCCCACAGCGGATCACCGGCCGGCTGGACCTCGATGAGCAGCGCTCCCTGCTGCTTCTCTGCGCCGTGGTGGCACTGTGGTGCACCGAGCCGATCCATGGCCTGGACCCTGCGCTGGTGGCCCTCATCGGCGCCCTGGTGGTGTGCCTGCCGGCCTACGGATCCGTGGACCTGGGTGTAGCTCTGAAAAAGGTTCCGTGGTCCATGCTGATTTTCATGGCCGCCACCCTGGCACTGGGATCCAGCCTGGTGAGGACAGGCGCGGCGGATTGGCTGGCAGCGTCGATGCTGGGGCCGGTGGAGTTCTTCGGTGCCGCCAAGCCCTATGTCTTCGTCGTCGCCGTCGTGCTGGTCTCGACAGCCGCTCACCTGGCGATCCAGTCGCGGTCGGCCCGGTCTGCTGTTCTGATTCCCGTCATCGTGGCCTCCGCTGCCCCGATGGGCGTCGATCCGATGGCCGCCGCCTTCGCCTCCACGGCTGCCGCAGGCTTCTGCCACACCCTGACGAGTTCCGCCAAGCCAGTGGCCATCTTCGCCGAAACGGAGGGCCAGCCAAACTTCGAACCGGCCGATCTGCTCCGGCTCTCCGCCTGGCTGGCGCCGATGAGCGCCGTGGCCGTACTCCTGTTCAGCTTCACGGTATGGCCCCTGCTGGGCCTGCCGGTGATCGTTTCCCCCTGA
- a CDS encoding glycerate kinase family protein, with protein MVMTIPQRILVAPSGFKESLDAVEVAAAISAGIRRVIPGVSINAVPMADGGEGTAAALASATGGKIVRTRVTGPVGRTVDSHFAVLGRAERPTAVVEMAAAAGLRLVPADMRDPGATTTRGVGELISAALDQGAERIVVGCGDSGTSDGGAGALRALGVKIFDRNGNDLPDGGAALAQAGHVDFSGLDPRLSACRLELALNPYNVLCGPQGVARVFGPQKGATPDQVEELSRGLDNWARLLAEATGTSEDYLRNGPGTGASGGLGAGLAAVGGWLVPRFELLLDSGLAGIDLDTDIANADLVVTAEGAIDFQTPRGKVPAEVARRAQRAGVPVLAFAGSIGKDAADVHAAGIDAIAGIIPIPMDLKRAVAEGAMLLEEATERTFRVLLLGSAISSRVAAAAA; from the coding sequence ATGGTCATGACCATTCCGCAGCGGATTCTGGTTGCACCCTCCGGTTTCAAGGAAAGCCTCGATGCCGTCGAGGTGGCTGCGGCCATCTCTGCCGGGATCAGGCGCGTCATCCCCGGCGTCAGCATCAACGCGGTGCCCATGGCCGACGGCGGGGAAGGGACGGCCGCTGCACTGGCCAGTGCGACAGGGGGAAAAATCGTCCGCACCAGGGTCACCGGTCCGGTGGGCCGGACAGTCGACTCGCACTTCGCCGTCCTTGGCCGGGCGGAGCGCCCCACCGCCGTCGTCGAGATGGCCGCAGCGGCAGGGCTCCGGCTCGTTCCCGCCGATATGCGCGATCCCGGAGCTACCACCACGCGCGGAGTCGGCGAGCTCATTTCTGCCGCGCTGGACCAGGGCGCGGAACGGATCGTAGTCGGCTGCGGTGATTCCGGGACCTCCGACGGCGGGGCGGGCGCCCTCCGAGCCCTCGGCGTGAAGATCTTCGACCGCAACGGCAATGACCTGCCCGACGGCGGTGCCGCGCTGGCGCAGGCCGGACACGTCGACTTTTCCGGGCTGGACCCCAGGCTTTCCGCGTGCCGGCTGGAGCTGGCGCTGAATCCGTACAACGTCCTGTGCGGCCCGCAGGGGGTGGCCAGGGTCTTTGGGCCGCAGAAGGGCGCGACCCCGGACCAGGTGGAGGAGCTCTCCCGGGGCCTGGACAATTGGGCGAGGCTGCTGGCGGAGGCCACCGGGACGTCGGAGGATTACCTGCGCAACGGTCCCGGCACGGGCGCGTCCGGCGGCCTCGGTGCGGGCCTCGCAGCGGTGGGTGGCTGGCTGGTTCCCAGGTTCGAGCTGCTCCTGGATTCCGGGCTTGCCGGCATCGATCTGGACACCGACATCGCGAATGCGGATCTGGTGGTCACGGCGGAAGGTGCCATTGATTTCCAGACTCCCCGCGGCAAGGTTCCGGCCGAAGTGGCCCGCCGTGCGCAGCGCGCGGGCGTTCCGGTGCTGGCATTTGCCGGTTCCATCGGCAAGGACGCTGCGGATGTTCACGCCGCCGGGATCGACGCCATCGCCGGCATCATTCCCATCCCGATGGACCTCAAACGCGCTGTTGCGGAGGGTGCCATGCTGCTGGAGGAAGCCACGGAGCGGACCTTCCGGGTCCTGCTTCTGGGTTCGGCCATATCCTCCAGGGTGGCCGCTGCTGCTGCCTGA
- a CDS encoding dihydrofolate reductase family protein, which yields MGSITLDLFMTLDGIYQGPGSADEDPSGGFTLGGWQAAFADAESGSAIMAGINQMDALLLGRRTYDIFAGYWPQRGDTNPIAEKFNSMDKYVVSRTLDEADWEGTGVLSTVEEAAVLKDRYQDIHVVGSGALAGALLAAGILDRLNLFLYPVTLGSGKRIFADGAGVPAAFTLASNPQSFPSGVLRLVYERDGAPVTGMDAGE from the coding sequence ATGGGGAGCATCACCCTTGACCTGTTCATGACCCTGGACGGCATCTACCAAGGACCCGGCAGCGCAGATGAGGATCCCTCCGGAGGCTTCACCCTTGGCGGCTGGCAGGCCGCTTTTGCCGACGCCGAGTCCGGCAGCGCGATCATGGCCGGCATTAACCAGATGGATGCGCTCCTGCTTGGCCGCCGGACCTACGACATTTTTGCTGGCTATTGGCCGCAGCGCGGAGACACCAACCCGATTGCGGAGAAGTTCAATTCCATGGACAAGTACGTGGTGTCCCGGACACTGGACGAAGCGGATTGGGAGGGAACTGGCGTCCTGTCCACAGTGGAAGAGGCGGCAGTGCTCAAGGACCGGTATCAGGACATTCACGTTGTGGGCAGCGGTGCCCTCGCGGGCGCCCTGCTGGCCGCGGGGATCCTGGACCGGCTCAATCTCTTCCTGTATCCCGTGACATTGGGCAGCGGCAAGCGGATCTTCGCTGACGGCGCCGGCGTTCCTGCAGCCTTCACCCTTGCCTCGAACCCGCAGTCGTTCCCCTCGGGGGTGCTCCGCCTGGTCTATGAACGTGACGGCGCACCGGTGACGGGTATGGACGCCGGTGAGTAG
- a CDS encoding ArsR/SmtB family transcription factor — protein sequence MNAAQTVPETAAAECCTPLTRDVLSAEDAQRFAQLLKAVAEPTRLRLVSIIAAQENQEACVCDLTEPVGLGQPTVSHHLKILVDAGILHRDKRGVWAYYSIVPGALERAAAVLSPR from the coding sequence GTGAATGCTGCACAGACCGTCCCCGAAACCGCTGCAGCAGAATGCTGCACGCCGCTGACCCGGGACGTGCTTAGCGCTGAGGACGCGCAGCGGTTTGCCCAGCTGCTCAAGGCCGTCGCCGAACCAACCCGGCTGCGCCTGGTGTCCATCATCGCGGCACAGGAGAACCAGGAAGCCTGTGTCTGTGACCTGACCGAACCAGTAGGGCTGGGCCAGCCCACGGTGTCTCATCACCTGAAGATCCTGGTGGACGCGGGAATCCTGCACCGGGACAAGCGCGGTGTGTGGGCGTACTATTCGATCGTTCCCGGCGCTCTGGAACGGGCTGCAGCAGTACTCTCACCCCGGTAG
- the arsB gene encoding ACR3 family arsenite efflux transporter, protein MSHPAQPPATGQAPARLSTLDRFLPVWIVAAMAAGLLLGRFVPGIAPTLDSVSVAGVSLPIAVGLLVMMYPVLAKVRYSETRRVVADRKLMITSLVLNWVAAPAFMFALAWTFLPDLPEYRTGLIIVGLARCIAMVMIWNDLACGDREAAAVLVAINSVFQVLAFGALGWFYLQVLPGWLGLETASADFSFWAITLSVLIFLGIPLLAGFLTRTFGERARGRDWYENRFLPKIGPWALYGLLFTIVLLFAMQGDEITSNPLDVARIALPLLVYFVVVFVAGMVLGKLLGLGYPRTTTLAFTASGNNFELAIAVAIATYGVTSGQALAGVVGPLIEVPVLVALVYAALWAQKKYWPTATPTVADTPAEKANR, encoded by the coding sequence GTGAGCCACCCCGCCCAGCCGCCTGCAACCGGCCAGGCCCCCGCCCGGCTCTCCACCCTTGACCGCTTCCTCCCCGTCTGGATTGTCGCTGCCATGGCGGCGGGTCTGCTGCTGGGCCGTTTCGTCCCCGGCATTGCGCCCACCCTGGACTCAGTGAGCGTCGCTGGCGTCTCGCTCCCCATCGCCGTCGGGCTCCTGGTGATGATGTACCCGGTGCTGGCCAAGGTGCGTTACAGCGAGACCCGCAGGGTTGTGGCCGACCGCAAACTGATGATCACGTCCCTGGTGCTGAACTGGGTGGCGGCGCCTGCGTTTATGTTCGCCCTGGCCTGGACCTTCCTTCCGGACCTGCCTGAATACCGCACCGGATTGATCATTGTGGGGCTGGCCCGCTGCATCGCGATGGTGATGATCTGGAACGATCTCGCATGCGGGGACCGTGAAGCCGCAGCGGTGCTGGTGGCAATCAACTCAGTTTTCCAGGTCCTCGCCTTCGGTGCCCTCGGCTGGTTCTACCTCCAGGTTCTGCCCGGTTGGCTCGGTCTGGAAACCGCCAGCGCAGACTTCTCGTTCTGGGCCATCACGCTGAGCGTCCTCATTTTCCTGGGCATTCCGCTGCTGGCCGGATTCCTTACCCGCACATTCGGCGAACGTGCCAGGGGGCGTGACTGGTACGAGAACAGATTCCTGCCCAAGATTGGCCCCTGGGCACTTTACGGGCTCCTGTTTACGATCGTCCTGCTGTTCGCGATGCAGGGGGATGAGATTACCTCCAACCCGCTCGACGTCGCCCGCATCGCCCTGCCGCTGCTGGTCTACTTTGTGGTCGTGTTCGTGGCCGGGATGGTGCTGGGCAAGCTCCTTGGCCTCGGGTATCCACGCACAACCACCCTTGCCTTCACCGCTTCCGGCAATAACTTCGAACTGGCCATCGCTGTTGCCATCGCCACGTACGGAGTGACCTCCGGCCAGGCGCTGGCCGGCGTCGTCGGACCGCTGATCGAAGTCCCCGTCCTGGTCGCCCTCGTTTATGCCGCTCTCTGGGCGCAGAAGAAGTACTGGCCCACAGCCACCCCCACCGTTGCCGACACCCCGGCAGAGAAGGCCAACCGATGA
- a CDS encoding arsenate reductase ArsC codes for MTEAAAKPSVLFVCVHNAGRSQMAAAYLRTLAEDRIVVRSAGSAPAEQVNPAAVEAMAEEGIDMSAEQPKVLTTDAVRESDVVITMGCGDTCPIYPGKRYEDWELEDPAGQGVDAVRPIRDEIKARIQSLIADLLPSA; via the coding sequence ATGACCGAAGCAGCTGCCAAGCCGTCCGTCCTGTTTGTCTGCGTCCACAACGCCGGACGGTCGCAGATGGCCGCCGCGTACCTTCGGACCCTGGCCGAGGACCGGATCGTAGTCCGGTCCGCCGGGTCTGCGCCGGCTGAGCAGGTCAACCCGGCCGCCGTCGAGGCCATGGCGGAGGAAGGCATAGACATGTCAGCCGAGCAGCCCAAGGTCCTGACTACCGACGCCGTGCGGGAGTCCGACGTCGTCATCACGATGGGCTGCGGCGACACCTGTCCGATCTACCCCGGAAAGCGCTACGAGGACTGGGAGCTCGAGGACCCGGCCGGGCAGGGCGTGGACGCCGTCCGCCCCATTCGGGACGAGATCAAGGCGCGCATCCAGTCCCTGATTGCCGATCTTCTTCCAAGCGCCTAG
- a CDS encoding FAD-dependent oxidoreductase, with translation MSKNTDTALSQLPVAVIGSGPVGLAAAAHLLERGLTPIIFEAGDSPAAAVNAWGHIRLFSPWQYDVDAAARRLLEGTGWQEPDADTLPTGAELLELYLRPLAAVPSMSGALHLNSEVVAVTREGLDKTRTGGRENTPFLLRIRDESGSVSEHRVRAIIDASGTWNNPNPLGQAGLPAAGEAEAYAAGFITVPLPDVAGRERARFAGRHVLVVGAGHSAANSLLALGELAEQEPDTRISWAIRRSSAASVYGGGDLDGLPARGALGSRLRALVEEGRIELHTSFTITGFKAADSLTVVGSTPSGETQLDVDLLVPATGFRPSLDMLREIRLDLDPAVEAPRQLGPLIDPEFHSCGTVEPHGARLLAHPEKDFYIVGMKSYGRAPTFLMATGYEQVRSIAAALAGDQEAADKVELVLPETGVCSTDLGGSCDTDASCGTDSAAEEASCCGTPEPYTAAEPEAASSCCGTAPEPEPAASSCCSAPEPAFLGIPTGLAHGRSAREES, from the coding sequence ATGTCGAAGAACACCGACACCGCACTGTCCCAGCTCCCCGTCGCCGTCATCGGCTCCGGGCCCGTTGGGCTGGCCGCCGCCGCGCACCTCCTTGAGCGCGGACTGACCCCCATCATCTTCGAAGCCGGCGACTCACCGGCCGCGGCCGTCAACGCCTGGGGGCACATCCGGCTGTTCTCACCCTGGCAGTACGACGTCGATGCCGCCGCACGCCGCCTGCTCGAGGGCACCGGCTGGCAGGAACCGGACGCCGACACGCTGCCGACCGGGGCCGAACTCCTCGAACTGTACCTTCGCCCGCTGGCGGCCGTGCCGTCGATGAGCGGTGCCCTGCATTTGAACAGCGAAGTCGTTGCCGTCACCCGGGAAGGACTGGACAAGACCCGAACCGGCGGACGGGAGAACACCCCGTTCCTGCTCCGCATTCGGGATGAGTCTGGCAGCGTGAGTGAACACCGGGTACGCGCAATCATCGACGCCTCCGGCACCTGGAACAACCCGAACCCGCTTGGACAGGCGGGGCTTCCTGCCGCAGGCGAAGCGGAGGCCTACGCTGCAGGCTTCATCACTGTCCCGCTGCCTGACGTAGCCGGCCGTGAGCGCGCCCGGTTTGCCGGCCGGCATGTCCTGGTGGTCGGTGCCGGGCACTCTGCAGCCAATAGTCTGCTGGCGCTGGGGGAGCTGGCCGAGCAGGAGCCGGACACCCGGATCAGCTGGGCCATTCGCCGGTCCTCGGCGGCCAGTGTTTATGGCGGCGGAGACCTGGACGGCCTGCCCGCCCGCGGCGCCCTGGGCAGCCGGTTGCGTGCCCTCGTCGAAGAGGGCCGGATCGAACTGCACACCTCGTTCACGATCACCGGGTTCAAAGCGGCGGACAGCCTCACGGTCGTGGGAAGCACCCCGTCCGGCGAAACGCAGCTGGACGTGGACCTGCTGGTTCCTGCTACCGGCTTCCGTCCCAGCCTGGACATGCTGCGCGAAATCCGGCTGGACCTTGATCCGGCAGTGGAAGCACCGCGGCAGCTCGGCCCGCTCATCGATCCGGAGTTCCACAGCTGCGGCACCGTGGAACCTCACGGTGCGCGGCTCCTGGCCCATCCGGAAAAGGACTTCTACATTGTGGGCATGAAGTCCTACGGCCGGGCGCCAACGTTCCTGATGGCCACCGGCTACGAGCAGGTTCGTTCCATCGCGGCAGCCCTTGCGGGGGACCAGGAAGCCGCGGACAAGGTGGAACTTGTCCTGCCCGAAACCGGGGTCTGCTCAACCGATCTGGGCGGCAGCTGCGACACCGATGCCAGCTGCGGGACCGACTCCGCCGCGGAAGAGGCTTCCTGCTGTGGGACGCCTGAGCCGTACACCGCTGCTGAACCGGAAGCGGCTTCGTCCTGCTGTGGAACCGCGCCTGAACCGGAACCGGCGGCGTCCTCGTGCTGCAGTGCACCGGAGCCGGCGTTCCTCGGCATCCCCACGGGTCTGGCGCACGGGCGCTCAGCCCGTGAGGAGAGCTAA
- a CDS encoding SRPBCC domain-containing protein, which yields MPLSQYSMADDVLTVSWAFPVPQQDVWNAFRQPTLLSQWLGRATECDLRPGGRVLIDHGDGFGPKSLVLTANEPELLAMTWNFPDEPESQLEFSLDPTEQGSTLELRHLKLGNLTGAYLPGWLTHLTFLEAAVSGTPLPAAQFWPLHSTLQALCP from the coding sequence ATGCCACTCTCCCAGTACTCAATGGCCGACGACGTCCTCACGGTGTCCTGGGCATTTCCCGTTCCTCAGCAAGACGTCTGGAACGCGTTCCGCCAGCCCACCCTGTTGTCCCAGTGGCTGGGCAGGGCGACCGAATGTGATCTCAGGCCGGGCGGACGGGTACTGATCGACCACGGGGACGGCTTCGGGCCCAAAAGCCTGGTGCTCACGGCCAATGAGCCGGAGCTCCTGGCCATGACCTGGAACTTTCCGGACGAACCGGAATCACAGCTGGAGTTCAGCCTCGATCCCACGGAGCAGGGAAGCACCCTTGAACTCCGCCATCTCAAGCTCGGCAACCTCACCGGCGCCTATCTCCCGGGCTGGCTCACCCACCTCACGTTCCTTGAAGCAGCTGTCTCCGGGACTCCGCTGCCAGCGGCGCAGTTCTGGCCGCTGCACTCAACGCTTCAAGCGTTGTGCCCTTAG
- a CDS encoding 3-hydroxyacyl-CoA dehydrogenase NAD-binding domain-containing protein: MTATDFQRLAGLFPNEVVTHSYVSDVELPGGAGTFALITLDNDVDHSRPTTLGPNTLLELGGVLDALKERADKGEIVGVGVTGKPHYLVAGADLSAVKTLGEYEDGVAMAALGHDVYAKLGNLGVPSFAFINGVALGGGLEIALQSDYRTVSTGAGALALPEAFIGLVPGWGGVYLLPRLIGPENAVKVMIENPLSNNRTLSGPAAYKLGVADALFEPADFLEQSLAWASRVITGAASVARPNAVEPSEVADRWDAAVAAGRAFVEARTSNAAPAPAKVLDLLEAGKEWTREQSREAECDALAELMQTPQFQSTVYAFLDLVQKRGKRPAGAPDKKLARPVTKVGVVGAGLMASQLALLFAKNLKVPVVMTDIDQARVDKGVGYVHAEVDKLLGKGRISPDAANRTKALVTGSVSKDVFADADFVIEAVFEEMSVKKQVFAEVEAVVSPECILATNTSSLSVTEMAADLQHPERVVGFHFFNPVAVMPLLEIVRAPKTDDAVLATAFVLAKQLKKTAVLVKDAAAFVVNRILGRMFGEITKVFDEGTDAATADNALRPMGLPMTPFSLLALVGLPVGQHVQESLHAAFGDRFYVSENSQKLIDAGIKSLWQKDEDGKPYVPQETLDLLTFGDSPSTSEEVLRRTQDALAEEIGLMLDEGVVAGPEDIDLCVILGAGWPMHLGGITPYLDRVGASDRVNGKLFNAGAVPAAV; encoded by the coding sequence ATGACTGCCACTGATTTCCAGCGCCTCGCCGGGCTCTTCCCGAACGAGGTTGTCACTCACTCCTACGTCTCCGACGTCGAGCTGCCCGGCGGGGCCGGCACCTTCGCCCTCATCACCCTGGACAACGACGTCGACCACTCCCGCCCCACCACGCTGGGCCCGAACACGCTGCTGGAACTCGGCGGCGTGCTGGATGCCCTGAAGGAGCGCGCGGACAAGGGCGAGATCGTGGGCGTCGGCGTGACAGGCAAGCCGCATTACCTCGTGGCCGGCGCCGACCTCTCCGCGGTGAAGACCCTCGGCGAGTACGAGGACGGCGTCGCCATGGCTGCCCTGGGGCACGATGTTTACGCCAAGCTCGGCAACCTGGGCGTGCCCAGCTTTGCCTTCATCAACGGTGTGGCGTTGGGCGGCGGGCTCGAGATCGCCCTGCAGTCCGACTACCGCACGGTCTCTACCGGGGCGGGTGCCCTGGCCCTTCCTGAGGCGTTCATCGGCCTGGTTCCGGGCTGGGGCGGCGTCTACCTGCTGCCGCGCCTGATCGGACCTGAGAACGCCGTCAAGGTCATGATCGAGAACCCGCTGAGCAACAACCGCACCCTGTCGGGTCCTGCTGCCTACAAGCTCGGCGTGGCGGATGCCCTGTTCGAACCGGCCGACTTCCTGGAGCAGTCCCTCGCCTGGGCCTCCCGGGTCATCACGGGTGCGGCGAGCGTCGCCCGGCCCAACGCCGTCGAGCCTTCCGAGGTTGCCGACCGCTGGGATGCCGCCGTCGCTGCCGGCCGTGCCTTCGTCGAGGCGCGTACGTCCAACGCTGCCCCCGCCCCGGCCAAGGTGCTGGACCTGCTGGAAGCCGGCAAGGAGTGGACGCGGGAGCAGTCCCGCGAGGCCGAGTGCGATGCACTGGCTGAGCTAATGCAGACCCCGCAGTTCCAGTCCACCGTGTACGCGTTCCTGGACCTGGTGCAGAAGCGCGGCAAGCGTCCCGCAGGGGCTCCTGACAAGAAGCTGGCGCGCCCGGTGACCAAGGTCGGCGTCGTCGGCGCAGGGCTGATGGCCAGCCAGCTGGCCCTGCTGTTCGCCAAGAACCTCAAGGTTCCCGTGGTGATGACGGACATCGACCAGGCACGCGTGGACAAGGGTGTGGGCTACGTCCACGCCGAAGTGGACAAGCTGCTGGGCAAGGGCCGCATCTCTCCCGACGCCGCCAACCGCACCAAGGCATTGGTCACGGGCTCGGTTTCCAAGGATGTCTTTGCGGATGCCGACTTCGTGATCGAGGCTGTGTTCGAGGAAATGTCCGTCAAGAAGCAGGTCTTCGCCGAGGTGGAGGCCGTGGTCTCCCCCGAGTGCATCCTGGCAACCAACACGTCCTCCTTGTCGGTCACCGAGATGGCTGCCGACCTGCAGCACCCCGAGCGCGTGGTCGGGTTCCACTTCTTCAACCCGGTGGCCGTGATGCCGCTGCTGGAGATTGTGCGCGCCCCGAAGACCGACGACGCCGTGCTGGCCACCGCGTTTGTCCTCGCCAAGCAGCTGAAGAAGACTGCCGTACTGGTCAAGGATGCGGCGGCGTTCGTGGTCAACCGGATCCTGGGCCGGATGTTCGGCGAGATCACCAAGGTGTTCGACGAGGGCACCGACGCCGCCACCGCAGATAACGCGCTGCGCCCCATGGGCCTGCCGATGACCCCGTTCAGCCTGCTGGCCCTGGTCGGCCTGCCGGTTGGTCAGCACGTCCAGGAATCCCTGCACGCTGCCTTCGGCGACCGGTTCTACGTCTCGGAGAACTCGCAGAAGCTGATCGACGCCGGCATCAAGTCGCTGTGGCAGAAGGACGAGGACGGCAAGCCGTACGTGCCGCAGGAAACGCTGGACCTGCTGACCTTCGGCGACTCGCCGTCCACGTCCGAGGAAGTCCTGCGCCGCACGCAGGATGCCCTGGCCGAGGAAATCGGCCTGATGCTGGACGAAGGCGTTGTAGCCGGTCCGGAAGACATCGACCTCTGCGTCATCCTCGGCGCCGGCTGGCCGATGCACCTGGGCGGGATCACCCCGTACCTGGACCGGGTTGGTGCTTCTGACCGCGTGAACGGGAAGCTGTTCAACGCCGGTGCTGTGCCGGCTGCTGTCTAG
- a CDS encoding thiolase family protein: protein MSPQSRARQIRDVVFVDGVRTPFGRAGEKGMYADTRADDLVVKCIRELLRRNPSLPPERVDEVAIAATTQSGDQGLTIGRTAALLAGLPRTVPGFAIDRMCAGAMTAVTTTASGIGFGAYDVVIAGGVEHMGHHPMGAGADPNPRFVTERLVDPAALNMGNTAENLHDRFPDITKERTDAYAAASQEKLAKAYAGNQIQPDLVPVATKKAGAGWTLSSVDEGPRPGTTVEDLATLRTPFRPHGRVTAGNASGLNDGATTALLASADAAEELGLPVKMRMVGYAFAGVEPEVMGIGPVPATEKALKQTGLSIEDIGLFEINEAFAVQVLSFLDHFGIADDDPRVNRYGGAIAVGHPLASSGVRLMTQLARQFEEDPSVRYGMTTMCIGLGMGATVIWENPNHPDYNTESTEASK from the coding sequence GTGAGCCCACAGAGCCGAGCACGGCAGATCAGGGACGTCGTTTTCGTCGACGGCGTCCGCACCCCCTTCGGACGGGCCGGCGAGAAAGGCATGTACGCCGACACCCGGGCCGATGACCTGGTGGTCAAGTGCATCCGCGAACTGCTGCGCCGCAACCCGTCGCTGCCTCCGGAACGCGTTGACGAGGTAGCCATTGCCGCCACCACCCAGTCCGGCGACCAGGGCCTGACCATCGGCCGCACCGCGGCACTCCTGGCCGGTCTGCCCCGTACGGTTCCCGGCTTCGCTATCGACCGCATGTGCGCGGGCGCCATGACCGCCGTGACCACCACTGCTTCGGGCATCGGCTTCGGCGCGTACGACGTCGTGATTGCCGGCGGCGTGGAACACATGGGCCACCACCCGATGGGGGCCGGCGCGGATCCCAACCCGCGCTTCGTCACCGAGCGCCTCGTGGACCCGGCTGCCCTGAACATGGGCAACACCGCCGAGAATCTGCATGACCGTTTCCCGGACATCACCAAGGAACGCACCGACGCTTACGCCGCTGCCAGCCAGGAGAAACTGGCCAAGGCCTACGCAGGCAACCAGATCCAGCCGGACCTGGTTCCCGTTGCCACCAAGAAGGCCGGCGCCGGCTGGACACTCAGCTCGGTTGACGAAGGGCCCCGCCCGGGAACCACGGTTGAAGACCTGGCCACCCTGCGCACCCCGTTCCGCCCGCACGGCCGCGTCACCGCGGGCAACGCGTCGGGACTGAACGACGGCGCCACCACCGCACTGCTCGCGTCCGCGGATGCCGCCGAGGAGCTCGGCCTGCCCGTGAAGATGCGCATGGTGGGCTACGCCTTCGCCGGCGTCGAGCCCGAGGTCATGGGCATCGGACCGGTGCCTGCCACCGAAAAGGCACTGAAGCAGACCGGCCTGTCCATCGAGGACATCGGCCTGTTCGAAATCAACGAGGCCTTCGCCGTGCAGGTCCTCTCTTTCCTGGACCACTTCGGCATTGCCGACGACGACCCCCGCGTGAACCGCTATGGCGGGGCCATCGCCGTCGGACACCCCCTGGCTTCCTCAGGCGTGCGCCTGATGACGCAGCTGGCCCGCCAGTTCGAGGAGGACCCGTCGGTGCGCTACGGCATGACGACCATGTGCATCGGCCTGGGCATGGGCGCCACCGTCATCTGGGAAAACCCCAACCACCCCGATTACAACACCGAGTCCACGGAGGCTTCGAAGTAA